A section of the Methanococcoides sp. LMO-2 genome encodes:
- a CDS encoding winged helix-turn-helix transcriptional regulator encodes MRYLWIPFLLFILICNPALASANEYEVAPYTGPERGMYEGGGHDITFSFFELPLSLQIIYISGLLGAPLALYKFIPLLLGRIRQKCENPHRNRILHYITENPGSTISDIEKTLEMERSTVRYHLKVLQFKNKITRLEKGKLVLLFKNSYKYTDTEKKIIFFLRNDTGKSILISILHEPGITNQNLTQTFGLAKSTVHWHIDELHNEGLVHFKSDGKYKRCFINPAIEADLKNAISESEPAISAI; translated from the coding sequence ATGAGATATTTATGGATTCCATTTTTGCTTTTCATACTCATTTGCAATCCAGCTCTGGCCAGTGCAAACGAGTATGAAGTAGCTCCATACACGGGTCCTGAAAGAGGTATGTATGAAGGTGGTGGCCATGATATCACCTTCTCTTTTTTTGAGCTTCCATTATCTCTTCAAATCATCTACATCTCAGGATTGTTGGGAGCCCCATTAGCCCTTTACAAATTCATACCCCTCCTTTTAGGAAGGATAAGGCAAAAATGCGAGAACCCTCACAGGAATCGAATTCTTCACTACATAACCGAGAATCCCGGAAGCACAATATCTGATATTGAAAAGACTCTAGAGATGGAAAGAAGCACCGTAAGATATCATTTAAAAGTGCTTCAATTTAAAAACAAAATAACCCGATTGGAAAAAGGGAAGTTAGTGCTGCTTTTTAAGAATTCATACAAATATACGGATACAGAAAAGAAAATCATCTTCTTCCTGCGAAATGACACAGGAAAATCAATTCTAATCTCCATTCTTCATGAGCCAGGAATAACAAACCAGAATCTCACACAGACATTCGGACTGGCTAAAAGCACCGTGCATTGGCATATTGATGAGCTGCACAATGAAGGACTTGTACATTTCAAAAGCGATGGGAAATACAAAAGGTGCTTTATTAATCCGGCGATAGAGGCAGATCTGAAAAACGCCATATCGGAATCCGAACCTGCCATTTCAGCTATTTAA